Proteins from a genomic interval of Streptomyces sp. NBC_01445:
- a CDS encoding 5'-3' exonuclease, whose amino-acid sequence MCDVTQRTDRLMLLDTASLYFRAYFGVPDSVKAPDGTPVNAVRGLLEFITRLVHDHHPDSLVACMDADWRPQWRVDLIPSYKAHRVAQETETGPDEEEIPDTLSPQVPIIEDVLDAVGIARVGVEGYEADDVIGTFTGRATGPVDIVTGDRDLYQLVDDARERRVLYPLKGVGTLQITDEELLREKYGVDGSGYVDLALLRGDPSDGLPGVPGIGEKTAAKLLAQFGDLAGIMAAVDDPKSKLTPSQRKRLDESRPYIAVAPTVVRVAGDVPLPDVDTALPREARDPEALEKLAERWGLGGSLQRLLTILER is encoded by the coding sequence ATGTGCGACGTGACCCAGCGAACCGATCGCCTGATGCTGCTCGACACCGCGTCCCTGTACTTCCGGGCCTACTTCGGGGTCCCCGACTCCGTGAAGGCCCCGGACGGGACGCCGGTCAACGCGGTGCGCGGCCTGCTCGAATTCATCACCCGGCTCGTGCACGACCACCACCCCGACTCCCTCGTGGCCTGCATGGACGCGGACTGGCGCCCCCAGTGGCGGGTCGACCTGATCCCCTCCTACAAGGCGCATCGCGTCGCGCAGGAGACGGAGACCGGGCCGGACGAAGAGGAGATCCCCGACACCCTCTCCCCCCAGGTCCCGATCATCGAGGACGTGCTCGACGCGGTGGGCATCGCGCGCGTCGGCGTCGAGGGATACGAGGCGGACGACGTCATCGGCACGTTCACCGGGCGGGCCACCGGTCCGGTCGACATCGTCACCGGCGACCGCGACCTCTACCAGCTCGTCGACGACGCGCGCGAGCGCCGCGTCCTCTACCCCCTCAAGGGCGTCGGCACCCTCCAGATCACCGACGAGGAGCTGCTGCGCGAGAAGTACGGTGTCGACGGCTCGGGTTACGTGGATCTGGCCCTCCTGCGCGGCGATCCGAGCGACGGCCTGCCGGGCGTGCCCGGCATCGGCGAGAAGACGGCCGCGAAGCTGCTCGCGCAGTTCGGGGACCTGGCCGGGATCATGGCCGCCGTCGACGACCCGAAGTCGAAGCTGACCCCGTCGCAGCGCAAGCGCCTGGACGAGTCACGGCCGTACATCGCGGTGGCGCCGACGGTCGTGCGGGTCGCCGGGGACGTGCCCCTGCCGGACGTGGACACGGCGCTGCCGCGCGAGGCTCGCGATCCCGAGGCCCTCGAGAAGCTCGCGGAGCGCTGGGGCTTGGGCGGATCTTTGCAGCGGCTGCTCACCATCCTGGAGCGCTGA
- a CDS encoding ABC transporter permease/substrate binding protein has product MPRIPFGDWVNDVVEWLLSNAAWLFDFFKNVFNGAYDGINWVLQAPQPLILAGIFAVIAFWLRGTVAGVLTFVGFAFIDSLELWDHAMMTLSLVLVATIIALVISVPVGIWAARSNRVSAVVRPVLDFMQTLPAMIYLIPAILFFGSGAPAGIVATLIFALAPGVRMTELGIRQVDKELVEAADAFGDTPRNTLFRVQLPLALPSIMAGVNQVIMLGLSMAAIAGMVGSEGLGADVNEAIGQLNIGLGSESGVAIVILAIYLDRMTGALGTQSSPMGRRALAKVRAAHGLTVWNYRPQAAVAVVGVVILALVAGGMGIFGGAKNETPVADASNVGQGKKVTIGYIPWDEGVASTFLWKEILEQRGFDVQVKQLEAGPLYTSLASGQIDFETDSWLPTTHAQYWKKYGKQLDDLGAWYGQTSLELSVPAYMKGIDSLEDLKGKSGTFGGKITGIESSAGMMGLLKDKVLKEYGLDKEYKVVDSSTPAMLAQLKSAYAKKQPIVTTLWSPHWAYSDYKLKKLKDPKGAWGKGDGVHTLSRKGFAADNPQVGAWLKNFKMTEKQLTSLEAEINKAGKGKQQDAVKTWLKSNHGVVDKLAPVKKSSTAGGKGEAARPVNVAWFPWDEDVAVTYLWKRVLGDRGYKLNLKQMDVGPVYTGLGSGDLDVNFDAWLPYAQKNYWDKHKDNLIDLGSWYSPTSLEIAVPSYVKGVKSLEDLKGKGSTFDGKIIGIEPGTGEMNLLKKNVLPGYGLDKEYKVVDGSTPAMLAELKRAYAKKQPVAVVLWSPHWAYSEYKLNKLTDSKKLFGEGNTIRTIANKSFPSKYPQLTKWFKNFKMSESELGSLEAAIKKRGQGHEEEAVDAWLKTHKGVADRMAPQ; this is encoded by the coding sequence GTGCCTAGGATTCCCTTCGGTGACTGGGTCAACGACGTCGTCGAGTGGCTGCTGAGCAACGCGGCCTGGCTCTTCGACTTCTTCAAGAACGTCTTCAACGGTGCCTACGACGGCATCAACTGGGTCCTCCAGGCCCCGCAGCCGCTGATCCTCGCGGGCATCTTCGCGGTGATCGCCTTCTGGCTGCGCGGCACGGTGGCCGGTGTCCTGACCTTCGTGGGATTCGCGTTCATCGACTCCCTCGAACTGTGGGACCACGCGATGATGACGCTGTCGCTCGTCCTCGTGGCGACGATCATCGCCCTGGTCATCTCGGTGCCGGTCGGCATCTGGGCGGCGCGCTCCAACCGGGTCAGCGCGGTCGTGCGCCCGGTCCTGGACTTCATGCAGACGCTGCCCGCGATGATCTACCTCATCCCGGCCATCCTGTTCTTCGGCTCGGGCGCCCCCGCGGGCATCGTCGCGACCCTGATCTTCGCGCTGGCCCCCGGCGTCCGTATGACGGAGCTGGGCATCCGGCAGGTCGACAAGGAACTGGTCGAGGCCGCCGACGCGTTCGGTGACACCCCGCGCAACACGCTGTTCCGCGTCCAGCTGCCGCTCGCGCTCCCGTCGATCATGGCCGGTGTCAACCAGGTCATCATGCTGGGCCTGTCCATGGCCGCCATCGCGGGCATGGTCGGCTCCGAGGGCCTCGGCGCCGACGTGAACGAGGCCATCGGCCAGCTGAACATCGGTCTCGGCTCCGAGTCCGGCGTCGCCATCGTGATCCTCGCGATCTACCTCGACCGCATGACCGGCGCGCTCGGCACCCAGTCGTCTCCGATGGGCCGCCGCGCGCTCGCCAAGGTGCGCGCCGCGCACGGTCTGACGGTCTGGAACTATCGTCCGCAGGCCGCGGTCGCGGTCGTCGGTGTCGTCATCCTCGCGCTCGTCGCGGGCGGCATGGGCATCTTCGGCGGTGCGAAGAACGAGACGCCGGTGGCCGACGCGTCGAACGTCGGCCAGGGCAAGAAGGTCACCATCGGCTACATCCCGTGGGACGAGGGCGTCGCCTCCACCTTCCTGTGGAAGGAGATCCTCGAGCAGCGCGGGTTCGACGTGCAGGTCAAGCAGCTCGAAGCCGGGCCGCTGTACACGTCGCTGGCCTCCGGCCAGATCGACTTCGAGACCGACTCCTGGCTGCCGACCACGCACGCCCAGTACTGGAAGAAGTACGGCAAGCAGCTCGACGACCTCGGCGCCTGGTACGGCCAGACGTCGCTGGAGCTCTCGGTGCCGGCCTACATGAAGGGCATCGACTCGCTCGAGGACCTCAAGGGCAAGAGCGGCACCTTCGGCGGCAAGATCACCGGCATCGAGTCCAGCGCCGGAATGATGGGGCTCCTCAAGGACAAGGTGCTCAAGGAGTACGGCCTCGACAAGGAGTACAAGGTCGTCGACAGCTCCACGCCGGCGATGCTGGCGCAGCTGAAGAGCGCGTACGCCAAGAAGCAGCCGATCGTCACGACGCTCTGGTCGCCGCACTGGGCGTACAGCGACTACAAGCTGAAGAAGCTCAAGGACCCGAAGGGTGCCTGGGGCAAGGGCGACGGCGTGCACACGCTGTCCCGCAAGGGCTTCGCCGCCGACAACCCGCAGGTCGGCGCGTGGCTCAAGAACTTCAAGATGACCGAGAAGCAGCTGACGAGCCTCGAGGCCGAGATCAACAAGGCCGGCAAGGGCAAGCAGCAGGACGCCGTCAAGACCTGGCTGAAGTCCAACCACGGCGTCGTCGACAAGCTGGCCCCGGTCAAGAAGTCGTCGACGGCCGGCGGCAAGGGCGAGGCCGCCCGTCCGGTGAACGTCGCCTGGTTCCCCTGGGACGAGGACGTCGCGGTCACCTACCTGTGGAAGCGGGTCCTCGGCGACCGCGGCTACAAGCTCAACCTGAAGCAGATGGACGTCGGCCCGGTCTACACGGGCCTCGGCTCCGGCGACCTGGACGTCAACTTCGACGCCTGGCTGCCCTATGCCCAGAAGAACTACTGGGACAAGCACAAGGACAACCTGATCGACCTGGGCTCCTGGTACAGCCCGACGTCGCTCGAGATCGCCGTGCCGTCCTACGTGAAGGGCGTCAAGTCCCTCGAGGACCTCAAGGGCAAGGGCTCCACCTTCGACGGCAAGATCATCGGAATCGAGCCGGGCACCGGCGAGATGAACCTGCTGAAGAAGAACGTCCTGCCGGGCTACGGCCTGGACAAGGAGTACAAGGTCGTCGACGGCTCCACGCCCGCGATGCTCGCCGAGCTGAAGCGCGCGTACGCCAAGAAGCAGCCGGTCGCCGTCGTGCTCTGGTCGCCGCACTGGGCGTACAGCGAGTACAAGCTCAACAAGCTGACCGACTCCAAGAAGCTCTTCGGCGAGGGCAACACGATCCGCACCATCGCCAACAAGAGCTTCCCCTCGAAGTACCCGCAGCTCACGAAGTGGTTCAAGAACTTCAAGATGAGCGAGAGCGAGCTGGGCAGCCTCGAGGCGGCGATCAAGAAGCGCGGTCAGGGCCATGAGGAAGAGGCCGTGGACGCGTGGCTGAAGACGCACAAGGGTGTCGCGGACCGGATGGCTCCGCAGTAG
- a CDS encoding GNAT family N-acetyltransferase produces the protein MPMTISQVLAAGTLARGPQPTIEAEGGLLLRPWRDEDVPAVYAAFRDPAIQHWHVRVAESEDEARGWIREWRDGWDGEQRVGWAVATADTDEVVGRMGLRSLSLHEGVAEVAYWVLPAARGAGIAPRAVAALSRWALDEVGFHRLELQHAVGNMASCRVALKSGFALEGTKRSALLHADGWHDSHLHARVQGDRLPGA, from the coding sequence ATGCCGATGACGATCTCGCAGGTCCTGGCCGCCGGCACGCTCGCCCGCGGCCCCCAGCCCACCATCGAGGCCGAGGGCGGCCTCCTCCTGCGGCCCTGGCGGGACGAGGACGTGCCGGCCGTGTACGCGGCGTTCCGTGACCCGGCGATCCAGCACTGGCACGTGCGGGTCGCGGAGTCCGAGGACGAAGCGCGCGGCTGGATAAGGGAGTGGCGGGACGGCTGGGACGGCGAGCAGAGGGTCGGCTGGGCGGTCGCCACGGCGGACACCGACGAGGTGGTGGGACGCATGGGGCTGCGCTCCCTCTCGCTGCACGAGGGGGTGGCCGAGGTCGCGTACTGGGTCCTGCCCGCGGCCCGGGGTGCCGGTATCGCCCCGCGAGCCGTCGCCGCACTGTCTCGCTGGGCGCTGGACGAGGTCGGCTTCCACCGTCTCGAACTCCAGCACGCCGTCGGCAACATGGCGTCGTGCCGGGTCGCCCTCAAGTCGGGTTTCGCCCTGGAGGGCACGAAGCGCAGCGCGCTCCTGCACGCCGACGGCTGGCACGACTCCCACCTCCACGCGCGCGTGCAGGGCGACCGCCTTCCGGGGGCGTGA
- a CDS encoding ATP-binding cassette domain-containing protein: MSTRAPAVQARQLVKTYPGDVTALSGMDITVEPGTVFGLLGPNGAGKSTTVKILTTLARPDSGTATVAGHDVLRHPDRVRRAIGVVAQKSGADPVATGRENLQLQGRLYGLRGADLNRRVTELLDRFRLTDAAGRQVKGYSGGMQRRLDVALGLVHRPEVLFLDEPTTGLDPEARTAMWDEIARLAGDEGLSILLTTHYLEEADRLAERVAVVDRGHVVVEGTPDGLKGELRGDAVHLELRAAVQDAGRTLLESALAALPGVRETQFDGRRVSVRADDGAAAVPALLAALERAGVAVTAATVARPSLDDVYLRYAGRRYSEAQAATLDESAADTLAPAGGAR, from the coding sequence ATGAGCACCCGTGCGCCCGCAGTGCAGGCGCGTCAACTCGTCAAGACCTATCCCGGCGATGTCACCGCCCTCAGCGGCATGGACATCACCGTGGAACCCGGCACCGTCTTCGGCCTGCTCGGCCCGAACGGCGCAGGCAAGTCCACCACCGTCAAGATCCTCACCACCCTCGCCCGCCCCGACTCCGGGACCGCCACGGTCGCGGGCCACGACGTACTGCGGCACCCCGACCGCGTGCGCCGCGCCATCGGCGTCGTCGCCCAGAAGTCCGGCGCCGACCCCGTCGCCACCGGCCGCGAGAACCTCCAGCTCCAGGGTCGGCTCTACGGCCTGCGCGGAGCGGACCTGAACCGACGTGTCACCGAACTCCTCGACCGCTTCCGCCTCACCGACGCCGCCGGACGTCAGGTCAAGGGCTACTCGGGCGGCATGCAGCGCCGCCTCGACGTGGCGCTGGGCCTCGTCCACCGGCCCGAGGTGCTCTTCCTCGACGAGCCGACCACCGGCCTCGACCCGGAGGCCCGCACCGCGATGTGGGACGAGATCGCGCGCCTCGCCGGCGACGAGGGTCTGTCCATCCTGCTCACCACGCACTACCTCGAAGAGGCCGACCGGCTCGCCGAACGCGTCGCCGTCGTCGACCGCGGACATGTCGTCGTCGAGGGCACCCCCGACGGCCTCAAGGGTGAACTGCGCGGGGACGCCGTCCACTTGGAGCTGCGCGCCGCCGTCCAGGACGCCGGACGCACGCTCCTGGAAAGCGCGCTCGCCGCGCTGCCCGGAGTGCGCGAGACCCAGTTCGACGGCCGGCGCGTCAGCGTCCGCGCCGACGACGGGGCCGCCGCCGTACCCGCCCTGCTCGCCGCGCTGGAGCGGGCGGGCGTGGCGGTCACCGCCGCCACCGTCGCCCGTCCCTCGCTCGACGACGTCTATCTCCGCTACGCCGGCCGCCGCTACTCCGAGGCGCAGGCCGCCACCCTGGACGAGTCCGCCGCCGACACCCTCGCCCCCGCCGGAGGTGCCCGATGA
- a CDS encoding helix-turn-helix domain-containing protein, translated as MDEHKETLRVGAAVRRRRRGQELTLATVAERSGLSVPFLSQVENERARPSRRSLEKVADALGTTAVELLAAADPAHTVDLVRADDTTVVEDASPDSVVRSLVRGHHQLHAEEFIGDHDPGREFQLRNDVLMYVTEGAVEVEAEGRAYRLGRGDTLYLTGGVRHRWRATGADARVLVVAVAEHIEALDEPGR; from the coding sequence ATGGACGAACACAAGGAGACTCTTCGGGTGGGCGCGGCCGTGCGGCGCAGGCGCCGGGGCCAGGAGCTCACCCTTGCCACCGTGGCCGAGCGAAGCGGCCTGTCCGTCCCGTTCCTGAGCCAGGTCGAGAACGAACGCGCCCGGCCGAGCCGGCGCTCCCTGGAGAAGGTCGCCGACGCGCTCGGCACCACGGCGGTCGAGCTCCTTGCCGCCGCGGATCCCGCCCACACCGTGGACCTGGTGCGCGCCGACGACACCACGGTCGTCGAGGACGCGTCCCCCGACTCCGTCGTGCGCTCCCTCGTGCGAGGTCATCACCAGCTGCACGCCGAGGAGTTCATCGGCGACCACGACCCGGGCCGCGAGTTCCAGCTCCGCAACGACGTGCTCATGTACGTCACCGAGGGGGCCGTCGAGGTCGAGGCCGAGGGCCGGGCCTATCGCCTGGGCCGCGGTGACACCCTGTACCTGACCGGTGGCGTACGGCACCGGTGGCGGGCCACCGGCGCGGACGCCCGCGTGCTCGTCGTCGCGGTGGCCGAACACATCGAGGCACTGGACGAACCCGGGCGGTGA
- a CDS encoding siderophore-interacting protein — protein MAERPERRKPTAHRGEVLRTERLTPHMQRVVLGGDGLAAFAAGGCTDHYVKLQFPLDGVTYPEPFDLGRIREELPRDQWPVTRTYTVRAWDPVARELTLDFVVHGDEGIAGPWARDVQPGASVHLAGPGGAYAPDSTADWHLLAGDESALPAIAAALEALPEDAVAHAFVEVSDATEEQKIDSAAQVVWLHRGGRPVGEALVEAVRGLAFPAGRVHAFVHGEAGFVKELRRHLRTEREISREDLSISGYWRLGHNEDGWQASKREWNAQVEAEQETA, from the coding sequence ATGGCGGAACGTCCGGAACGCAGGAAGCCGACGGCACACCGGGGCGAGGTCCTGCGCACCGAGCGGCTCACCCCGCACATGCAGCGCGTGGTCCTCGGTGGGGACGGCCTCGCCGCCTTCGCCGCGGGCGGCTGCACCGACCACTACGTGAAGCTGCAGTTCCCGCTCGACGGGGTCACCTACCCCGAGCCGTTCGACCTCGGCCGGATCCGTGAGGAGCTGCCGCGCGACCAGTGGCCCGTGACGCGTACGTACACCGTGCGCGCCTGGGACCCGGTGGCGCGCGAGCTGACGCTCGACTTCGTGGTGCACGGCGACGAGGGCATCGCCGGTCCCTGGGCACGCGACGTACAGCCCGGCGCGAGCGTGCACCTGGCCGGTCCCGGCGGCGCCTACGCCCCGGACTCGACCGCCGACTGGCACCTGCTCGCCGGTGACGAGAGCGCCCTGCCCGCGATCGCCGCCGCCCTGGAGGCGCTGCCCGAGGACGCCGTGGCCCACGCCTTCGTGGAGGTCTCCGACGCCACCGAGGAGCAGAAGATCGACTCCGCCGCGCAGGTCGTCTGGCTGCACCGCGGCGGCCGGCCGGTGGGCGAGGCCCTGGTGGAGGCCGTACGCGGGCTCGCGTTCCCGGCGGGCCGGGTGCACGCCTTCGTGCACGGCGAGGCGGGCTTCGTGAAGGAGCTGCGCCGCCATCTGCGCACCGAGCGCGAGATCTCGCGCGAGGACCTCTCGATCTCCGGCTACTGGCGCCTCGGTCACAACGAGGACGGCTGGCAGGCCTCGAAGCGGGAGTGGAACGCGCAGGTGGAGGCGGAGCAGGAGACGGCGTAG
- a CDS encoding ABC transporter permease, whose protein sequence is MSTAIPQTWYMTQRQLMVFLRQPAYLLITLIQPVVWLFLFGNLFKKVVELGGFGTTTYLDYLIPGVVVMSALSSNMWAGMATLDEIQRGTLNRFLTTPVSRGALMNGNVVSNGLVTALQSVVIVLLGLLGGAELPGGAGGVLILVAAAVLLGTVFGALSNALGMLVRERESIIGINTFLLLPLTFLSSAFMAPSQMPSWMRHIADFNPLNWAMVAGRSAMSDAPDWGDVLTRGGALLVLAVAAVWLSTRTFRSYQRSV, encoded by the coding sequence ATGAGTACCGCGATCCCGCAGACCTGGTACATGACGCAACGTCAGCTCATGGTGTTCCTGCGCCAGCCCGCGTATCTCCTGATCACCCTGATCCAGCCGGTGGTATGGCTGTTCCTGTTCGGCAACCTGTTCAAGAAGGTCGTCGAGCTCGGCGGATTCGGCACCACGACCTATCTCGACTACCTCATCCCCGGCGTCGTGGTGATGAGCGCGCTCAGCTCCAACATGTGGGCGGGCATGGCGACGCTCGACGAGATCCAGCGGGGCACGCTCAACCGGTTCCTCACCACACCGGTGAGCCGCGGGGCACTGATGAACGGCAATGTGGTGAGCAACGGTCTGGTCACCGCGCTCCAGTCCGTCGTCATCGTGCTGCTCGGCCTCCTCGGCGGGGCCGAACTGCCGGGCGGGGCGGGCGGAGTGCTGATCCTCGTCGCCGCCGCGGTGCTCCTCGGCACCGTGTTCGGGGCGCTGTCGAACGCGCTGGGCATGCTGGTCAGGGAGCGGGAGTCGATCATCGGGATCAACACGTTCCTGCTGCTCCCGCTGACCTTCCTGTCCTCGGCGTTCATGGCCCCGTCGCAGATGCCGTCGTGGATGCGGCACATAGCCGACTTCAACCCGCTCAACTGGGCCATGGTCGCGGGCCGTTCGGCGATGTCCGACGCCCCGGACTGGGGTGACGTGCTGACCCGCGGCGGGGCGCTCCTCGTGCTGGCCGTCGCCGCGGTGTGGCTGTCGACCCGCACCTTCCGCTCGTACCAGCGATCGGTCTGA
- a CDS encoding quaternary amine ABC transporter ATP-binding protein, which yields MSTLQAEDLYKVFGRRPDEAVEKLRHGADREELRAGGTTAAVIDASFTVEPGQIFVVMGLSGSGKSTLLRMLNGLLEPTAGHVRFDGQDLTALSPRELRAVRSKKISMVFQHFALFPHRSVLENAAYGLEVQGVPRKEREKRAVEALRLAGLAGWEKSWPDELSGGMQQRVGLARALATDADLLLMDESFSALDPLIRRDMQDQLLELQKTLKKTIVFITHDLNEAMRLGDRIAVMRDGRIVQIGSAEDILVTPANDYVASFIQDVDRSRVLTAGAIMTSPDKGYDPSDAPATVTEDTPVIELFTPCSTGGVAVAVTDKSGKLIGVVTRERLLAVLGEPMKPGAQTSMTKQDAVPTPRGEGDEPVKKVSTGA from the coding sequence GTGTCCACGCTGCAAGCCGAAGACCTGTACAAGGTGTTCGGCAGACGACCCGATGAAGCGGTGGAGAAACTCCGCCACGGAGCAGACCGTGAGGAACTGCGCGCCGGCGGCACCACCGCTGCCGTGATCGACGCTTCCTTCACCGTCGAGCCGGGCCAGATCTTCGTCGTGATGGGTCTGTCGGGCTCCGGCAAGTCCACGCTTCTGCGCATGCTGAACGGACTGCTCGAGCCCACTGCCGGGCATGTCCGCTTCGACGGCCAGGACCTGACCGCGCTCAGCCCCCGCGAGCTGCGCGCCGTGCGCTCCAAGAAGATCAGCATGGTCTTCCAGCACTTTGCGCTCTTCCCCCACCGCAGTGTGCTCGAGAACGCCGCGTACGGCCTCGAGGTCCAGGGCGTCCCGCGCAAGGAGCGCGAGAAGCGCGCCGTCGAGGCGCTGCGCCTGGCCGGTCTCGCCGGCTGGGAGAAGTCCTGGCCCGACGAGCTCTCCGGCGGTATGCAGCAGCGCGTGGGCCTGGCCCGCGCGCTCGCCACCGACGCGGACCTGCTCCTCATGGACGAGTCGTTCAGCGCGCTCGACCCGCTGATCCGCCGCGACATGCAGGACCAGCTCCTTGAGCTCCAGAAGACCCTGAAGAAGACCATCGTCTTCATCACCCACGACCTGAACGAGGCCATGCGCCTGGGCGACCGCATCGCCGTCATGCGCGACGGCCGCATCGTCCAGATCGGCAGCGCCGAGGACATCCTCGTCACGCCGGCCAACGACTACGTCGCCTCGTTCATCCAGGACGTGGACCGCTCCCGCGTGCTGACCGCGGGCGCGATCATGACCTCCCCCGACAAGGGGTACGACCCGTCCGACGCGCCGGCGACGGTCACCGAGGACACCCCGGTCATCGAGCTGTTCACGCCGTGCTCCACGGGTGGCGTCGCCGTCGCCGTGACCGACAAGAGCGGCAAGCTCATAGGCGTCGTGACGCGGGAACGGCTCCTCGCCGTACTCGGTGAGCCGATGAAGCCCGGCGCGCAGACCTCCATGACGAAGCAGGACGCCGTCCCGACGCCGCGTGGCGAGGGCGACGAGCCGGTGAAGAAGGTGAGCACCGGTGCCTAG
- a CDS encoding RluA family pseudouridine synthase, giving the protein MRRKRRIPPSPLPQRDGIDAFRVMLPLDGAWSTVRDHLVERLAAGPGVIDAMLREGRIVGADGAAVTSDAPYVPGAWVWFHRDLAPEVPVPFPIGIVYRDEHIVVADKPHFLATTPRGSHVTQTALARLRQELDLPALGPAHRLDRLTAGLVLFVVRPEERGAYQTLFGDKLVRKEYEAVAAHDPGVALPRTVRSRIEKERGVLAAREVPGGEPNAESRIELVEERGGLGRYRLLPHTGRTHQLRVHMNALGLPILGDPIYPVVADAVAPDDFRRPLQLLARTLEFRDPVTGREHRFDSGRVLEAWSAYEEWAGGSPTAPAHPS; this is encoded by the coding sequence ATGAGACGTAAGCGGCGCATTCCGCCCTCCCCGCTGCCGCAGCGCGACGGCATCGACGCCTTCCGGGTCATGCTGCCGCTCGACGGCGCCTGGAGCACGGTGCGCGACCATCTCGTGGAACGGCTCGCGGCCGGGCCCGGGGTGATCGACGCGATGCTGCGCGAGGGGCGGATCGTGGGCGCGGACGGGGCCGCGGTGACGTCGGACGCGCCCTATGTCCCGGGCGCCTGGGTGTGGTTCCACCGCGACCTCGCACCCGAGGTGCCCGTGCCGTTCCCGATCGGGATCGTGTACCGGGACGAGCACATCGTGGTCGCCGACAAGCCGCACTTCCTGGCCACGACGCCGCGCGGCAGCCATGTCACGCAGACCGCGCTGGCGCGCCTGCGGCAGGAGCTGGACCTGCCCGCGCTCGGGCCGGCGCACCGGCTCGACCGGCTCACCGCCGGCCTCGTCCTGTTCGTCGTCCGACCCGAGGAACGCGGCGCGTACCAGACGCTGTTCGGCGACAAGCTGGTGCGCAAGGAGTACGAGGCGGTGGCCGCCCACGACCCCGGAGTCGCGCTGCCGAGGACCGTGCGCAGCCGGATCGAGAAGGAGCGCGGGGTGCTCGCCGCGCGCGAGGTGCCGGGCGGCGAGCCGAACGCGGAGAGCCGGATCGAGCTCGTCGAGGAGCGCGGCGGCCTCGGCCGCTACCGGCTACTCCCCCACACCGGCCGCACCCACCAGCTGCGGGTCCATATGAACGCGCTCGGCCTGCCGATCCTCGGCGACCCGATCTACCCCGTGGTCGCCGACGCGGTGGCGCCCGACGACTTCCGCCGCCCGCTCCAACTCCTGGCACGGACCCTGGAGTTCAGGGACCCGGTGACGGGCCGGGAGCACCGCTTCGACAGCGGGCGGGTACTGGAGGCCTGGTCGGCGTACGAGGAGTGGGCGGGCGGCAGTCCGACGGCGCCCGCGCACCCCTCGTAA
- a CDS encoding PadR family transcriptional regulator — protein MATKRRKLGNPLALAVMVLLMEKPMHPYEIAQTLRRRGKDTTTKINYGSLYTVVQNLEKHGFVEVADVQRQGNRPERTLYGITDDGREEALEWLSDLLAVPAREYPIFETALSLMGVIHPDEVTRLLEERLASLEVQAASARGGLMKLYETLPRIFLVETEYQLHMVEAQAEWIRGFLREVKEDTLDGVEQWRTFQETGEVPPEFAELEDARPDEKRTKRESGREK, from the coding sequence GTGGCCACCAAGCGGCGCAAGCTGGGCAATCCGCTGGCCCTCGCGGTGATGGTGCTGCTCATGGAGAAGCCCATGCACCCGTACGAGATCGCGCAGACTCTGCGCCGGCGCGGCAAGGACACCACGACGAAGATCAACTACGGCTCGCTCTACACGGTCGTCCAGAACCTGGAGAAGCACGGCTTCGTCGAGGTCGCGGACGTGCAGCGGCAGGGGAACCGGCCGGAGCGCACGCTCTACGGGATCACCGACGACGGCAGGGAGGAAGCGCTCGAGTGGCTCTCCGACCTGCTCGCCGTGCCCGCGCGTGAGTATCCGATCTTCGAGACGGCGCTGTCCCTCATGGGGGTCATACACCCCGACGAGGTGACGCGGCTGCTGGAGGAGCGGCTCGCCTCGCTGGAGGTTCAGGCGGCGAGCGCGCGTGGCGGACTCATGAAGCTGTACGAGACGCTGCCGCGGATCTTCCTCGTGGAGACCGAGTACCAGCTGCACATGGTCGAGGCGCAGGCCGAGTGGATCCGGGGCTTCCTGCGGGAGGTCAAGGAGGACACGCTCGACGGCGTCGAACAGTGGCGGACGTTCCAGGAGACCGGTGAAGTCCCGCCGGAATTCGCGGAGTTGGAAGACGCCCGCCCCGACGAGAAGAGAACCAAGAGGGAATCAGGCCGAGAGAAATAG